In Thermoflexus sp., the following proteins share a genomic window:
- a CDS encoding CpaF family protein: protein MSLLKRIQGAQPSPSTSPNPEPARAAPTPEPSSVPPRRPLPTTGGMRDAYVDLKSRIQAKLLSELEPTLDFSRTDELRAMIEEKFDAVLMEDHIVLSRLERQRLFEQIVAEILGFGPLEPLLKDDSITEIMVNGPKKVYIERNGKIERTNVVFEDEEHLMRIIERIVAPLGRRVDESMPYVDARLPDGSRVNIVIPPISLIGPVVTIRKFYRTPLTVDDLIRLGSATPEVMEFLKACVQAKINIVVSGGTGSGKTTLLNILSGFIPEGERIITIENAAELQLRQEHVVTLETRPPNIEGKGEITMRDLVINALRMRPDRIIVGECRGGEAFDMLQAMNTGHEGSMTTIHANSPRDALARLENMVLMAGTDLPHRAIREQIAMAIDLIVQTARMRDGSRKIISLTEIQGLEGEVITTTELFKFEQYGMEGGKIVGRLIPTGIRPRFMDRLEAAGIRLPPSIFGAGRR, encoded by the coding sequence ATGTCTCTCTTAAAGCGAATTCAGGGCGCCCAGCCCTCTCCCTCGACTTCTCCGAACCCTGAGCCGGCGCGCGCCGCCCCGACTCCTGAACCCTCATCTGTCCCTCCTCGTCGTCCGCTCCCTACAACGGGGGGGATGCGGGATGCATATGTGGATCTCAAGAGCCGTATCCAAGCGAAGCTCCTCTCGGAACTGGAGCCTACTCTCGATTTCTCCCGCACCGACGAGTTGCGGGCGATGATCGAGGAGAAGTTCGATGCCGTTCTGATGGAGGATCACATCGTCCTCAGCCGCCTGGAGCGACAACGGCTCTTTGAGCAGATCGTCGCCGAGATCCTGGGCTTCGGCCCCCTGGAGCCCCTGCTGAAAGATGACTCCATCACGGAGATCATGGTGAACGGCCCCAAGAAGGTCTACATCGAGCGCAACGGGAAGATCGAGCGGACGAATGTGGTCTTCGAGGATGAGGAGCACTTGATGCGCATCATCGAGCGCATCGTCGCCCCGCTGGGGCGCCGGGTGGATGAGAGCATGCCTTACGTGGATGCCCGGCTGCCGGACGGATCCCGCGTGAACATCGTGATCCCGCCCATCTCCCTCATCGGCCCGGTGGTGACCATCCGAAAGTTCTACCGCACGCCGCTTACGGTGGACGACCTGATCCGCCTGGGCTCGGCCACGCCCGAGGTGATGGAGTTCCTCAAAGCCTGCGTTCAGGCGAAGATCAATATCGTGGTGTCCGGCGGGACGGGCTCCGGGAAGACGACATTGCTGAACATCCTCTCCGGATTTATCCCGGAGGGGGAGCGGATCATCACGATTGAGAACGCGGCGGAGCTGCAGCTGCGCCAGGAGCACGTGGTGACCCTGGAGACCCGCCCGCCCAACATCGAGGGGAAAGGCGAGATCACCATGCGGGATCTGGTGATCAACGCCCTACGGATGCGTCCGGATCGAATCATCGTCGGCGAGTGCCGCGGCGGTGAGGCCTTCGATATGCTCCAGGCGATGAACACCGGCCATGAGGGCTCCATGACCACCATCCACGCCAACAGCCCCCGCGACGCCCTGGCCCGTCTGGAGAACATGGTGTTGATGGCGGGGACCGATCTGCCCCACCGGGCGATCCGGGAGCAGATCGCTATGGCGATCGACCTGATCGTCCAGACGGCGCGCATGCGCGATGGTTCCCGTAAGATCATCTCGCTCACGGAGATCCAGGGGCTGGAAGGAGAGGTGATCACCACCACGGAGCTGTTCAAGTTCGAGCAATATGGGATGGAAGGTGGAAAGATCGTTGGCCGCTTGATCCCGACCGGGATCCGCCCCCGCTTCATGGACCGCCTGGAGGCAGCCGGCATCCGGCTGCCGCCCTCGATTTTCGGCGCCGGGCGAAGGTAG
- a CDS encoding type II secretion system F family protein, translating into MAWQTYVLVGGGILILILLLLYIFGGEEEEIVVERLERYAAPRPGRRGEEPSRPTPPRRTMPFSESLNRAIAGRGFAEDLRLQLARADLKVTPGEFLVIQILTAMIGLLLAQLFFRFVPLAMLGLIAGFFAPRFYVAWRQRRRLQAFNAQLGDAINLMVNGLRAGYSILQAMEAVARELPPPISTEFDRVVKEQQLGLSLDQALQNMLRRVHSDDLEMLVTAILIHREIGGNLAEILDTISFTIRERVRIKGEIRALTAQQTLSGYVLMVLPILLGLVLFGINRNYMLNFFNSGILGYFMIACTAVMMLVGYFVIRRIVQIEV; encoded by the coding sequence ATGGCCTGGCAAACGTATGTGCTGGTCGGAGGAGGGATTCTGATCCTCATCCTTTTGCTTCTCTATATCTTTGGCGGGGAAGAGGAGGAAATTGTCGTCGAGCGGCTGGAGCGATATGCCGCTCCTCGTCCAGGGCGTCGGGGTGAGGAGCCGTCTCGCCCAACTCCTCCTCGCCGGACGATGCCGTTCAGCGAAAGCTTGAATCGGGCCATCGCCGGGCGGGGATTCGCGGAGGACCTGCGGCTTCAACTGGCCCGGGCCGATCTGAAGGTCACCCCGGGGGAGTTCCTGGTCATCCAGATCCTGACGGCGATGATAGGGCTCCTCTTGGCCCAGCTGTTCTTCCGGTTCGTTCCTCTGGCCATGCTGGGTCTGATCGCCGGCTTCTTTGCGCCACGCTTCTATGTCGCATGGCGGCAGCGACGACGGCTCCAGGCCTTCAATGCCCAGCTCGGCGATGCCATCAATCTGATGGTCAATGGGTTGCGCGCCGGCTACAGCATTCTTCAGGCCATGGAGGCCGTCGCCCGCGAGCTTCCCCCGCCGATCTCCACCGAGTTCGATCGGGTGGTGAAAGAGCAACAGCTGGGTCTCTCCCTCGATCAGGCGCTCCAGAACATGCTGCGTCGGGTGCACAGCGATGACCTGGAGATGCTGGTCACGGCGATCTTAATCCATCGCGAGATAGGGGGAAATCTGGCGGAGATCCTGGATACCATCAGTTTCACCATTCGGGAGCGGGTGCGAATCAAGGGGGAAATCCGGGCGTTGACGGCCCAGCAAACCCTCAGCGGATATGTGCTGATGGTCCTCCCGATTCTCCTGGGTCTTGTCCTGTTTGGGATCAATCGAAACTACATGTTGAATTTCTTCAACAGTGGGATCCTAGGCTACTTCATGATCGCCTGCACAGCGGTGATGATGCTGGTCGGCTACTTCGTAATCCGGCGGATTGTCCAGATCGAGGTGTAA
- a CDS encoding type II secretion system F family protein, whose amino-acid sequence MLSLVLILGILAVGVIAVALVIGLGAPREEEVLQARLAEFAARDVPVTLEEVELSIPFTQRVIVPILRQIAEFISRFTPQSIIEDTRRRLELAGNPVRLGAAEFFGLRIIAGLFLFGLIYVLLLRAPALQRWALSLAIGGLGFYYPMLWLNQQIARRKKEILRTLPDALDLLVICVEAGLGFDAAMQRVAERWNNELGKAFARVLQEIALGRSRKDALRDMAARVDLPEMTTFVAAIIQAEQLGVSIAKVLHIQADQMRLRRRQRAEELARQAPIKMLFPLVFLIFPAMFVVLLGPALLIVIKQFSGGFPR is encoded by the coding sequence ATGTTGAGTCTGGTCCTGATCTTAGGAATTCTGGCTGTAGGGGTGATCGCCGTGGCCCTGGTGATCGGCCTGGGCGCCCCCCGCGAGGAAGAGGTGCTCCAGGCCCGCCTGGCAGAGTTCGCCGCCCGGGATGTGCCGGTGACACTGGAGGAGGTCGAGCTTTCGATTCCCTTCACCCAGCGTGTGATCGTCCCCATCCTTCGTCAGATCGCGGAATTCATCAGCCGCTTCACGCCTCAATCGATCATCGAGGACACGCGGCGCCGGCTGGAGCTGGCGGGCAACCCGGTCCGCCTGGGGGCGGCGGAGTTCTTTGGGCTGCGGATCATAGCCGGCCTCTTCCTTTTCGGCCTGATCTATGTGCTGCTGCTGCGCGCCCCGGCCCTCCAGCGATGGGCCCTGAGCCTGGCGATCGGCGGACTGGGCTTCTATTACCCGATGCTCTGGCTCAATCAACAGATCGCCCGGCGTAAGAAGGAGATCCTGAGAACACTCCCGGATGCCCTGGACCTGCTGGTGATCTGCGTAGAGGCCGGGCTGGGGTTCGATGCGGCCATGCAGCGGGTGGCGGAGCGATGGAACAACGAGCTGGGGAAAGCCTTCGCACGGGTGCTCCAGGAAATCGCCCTCGGGCGCTCGCGGAAGGACGCGCTGCGGGATATGGCTGCCCGCGTGGATCTACCGGAGATGACCACGTTTGTGGCCGCGATCATTCAGGCGGAGCAGCTGGGAGTCAGCATCGCTAAGGTGCTTCACATCCAGGCAGATCAGATGCGCCTGCGCCGCCGGCAGCGGGCCGAGGAATTGGCCCGACAGGCCCCGATCAAGATGCTCTTCCCGCTGGTCTTCCTGATCTTCCCGGCTATGTTTGTCGTCCTCCTGGGACCGGCCCTGTTGATCGTGATCAAGCAGTTCAGCGGCGGCTTCCCGCGTTGA
- the hpf gene encoding ribosome hibernation-promoting factor, HPF/YfiA family has translation MELIIRGRNIEITDQIETYARKRIARLERFLPTISQAELELAQENTRSRDQRQIAQLTLRMTPGILLRAEERHADLLAAIDLVVDKMERRIERFKGRREGRIRAESLESASPGETGGPAGRIVKIKRFEITAMTPEEAIEQMELLGHDFFIFYNPETASINLVYRRRDGNYGLIQPELT, from the coding sequence ATGGAGCTAATTATTCGGGGGCGGAACATCGAGATCACCGATCAGATTGAAACATATGCCCGAAAGCGAATCGCGCGCCTGGAGCGATTTCTGCCTACCATCTCTCAGGCCGAGCTGGAGCTGGCCCAGGAGAACACCCGAAGCCGGGATCAGCGTCAGATCGCTCAGCTCACCCTGCGGATGACCCCAGGTATCCTCCTGCGCGCCGAGGAGCGCCACGCCGATCTTTTAGCGGCGATCGACCTGGTGGTGGATAAGATGGAACGGCGGATCGAACGCTTCAAAGGGCGCCGGGAAGGGAGGATCCGCGCGGAGTCGCTGGAGTCCGCTTCCCCCGGAGAAACCGGCGGCCCTGCGGGACGCATTGTGAAGATCAAGCGGTTCGAGATCACGGCCATGACGCCGGAGGAGGCCATCGAGCAGATGGAGCTCCTGGGCCACGATTTCTTCATTTTCTACAATCCAGAAACGGCCAGCATCAACCTGGTCTACCGCCGGCGAGACGGCAACTACGGGCTGATCCAGCCGGAGCTGACGTGA
- a CDS encoding ComF family protein: protein MLVPVPTSRARQRQRGYNQAAMLARALAEGVGIPFCPQALHRVRSTPSQVGLDQNARRENVRGAFMADPRWVLGKRIVVVDDVCTSGATLEACAAALYQAGARSVWGFTLARVILQQEGC from the coding sequence TTGCTGGTTCCGGTCCCCACCTCCAGGGCGCGCCAGCGCCAGCGGGGATACAATCAGGCCGCCATGCTGGCCCGGGCCCTGGCGGAAGGCGTGGGGATTCCGTTCTGCCCTCAGGCGCTGCATCGGGTTCGGTCTACTCCATCCCAGGTCGGACTGGATCAGAACGCCCGTCGGGAGAACGTGCGCGGGGCTTTCATGGCGGATCCCCGCTGGGTATTAGGGAAGCGGATCGTCGTGGTGGACGATGTGTGCACCAGCGGGGCGACGCTGGAGGCCTGCGCGGCGGCCCTCTATCAGGCAGGGGCCCGATCGGTCTGGGGGTTCACCCTGGCCCGCGTGATCCTTCAACAGGAGGGTTGTTAG
- a CDS encoding SH3 domain-containing protein, whose product MGMAGGLLALGLCIGLAKFRPAARPHLSLPVATARVILITRLPTPSHPPSFLPSPSPSPTRTPRAQRMVITGTGGIGLRLRKGPGLLYPVVTILKEGTSLRAFPDSVEADGLRWRRVQTEDGAFEGWVAESYLAPAE is encoded by the coding sequence ATGGGGATGGCGGGAGGCTTGCTGGCGCTGGGATTGTGCATCGGGCTGGCGAAATTTCGGCCTGCGGCCCGTCCCCATCTATCCCTTCCCGTCGCAACGGCGCGGGTGATTCTGATCACCCGCCTTCCAACGCCGAGCCATCCACCCTCGTTTTTACCCTCACCCTCACCTTCCCCCACGCGGACACCGCGGGCCCAGCGAATGGTGATTACAGGAACGGGAGGCATCGGCCTGCGGCTGCGAAAAGGGCCGGGGCTTCTCTACCCTGTAGTCACGATCCTGAAGGAAGGAACATCCCTCCGGGCATTCCCGGACTCTGTCGAGGCGGATGGCCTGCGCTGGCGTCGGGTTCAGACCGAGGATGGAGCCTTCGAGGGATGGGTGGCGGAATCCTATCTGGCCCCGGCGGAATAG
- a CDS encoding AAA family ATPase, whose amino-acid sequence MADSRIRVLIVDDVHETRENLKKLLMFEPDIEVVGSAASAEEGIRLARDLQPDVVLLDINLPGMSGIAAVEQIMEVAPLTQVVMMSVQSDADYLRRAMLAGARDFLSKPFSADELVATVRRVHRMRRPPPVLPPTGPLPGGGRGAQGKVVAVYSPKGGVGTTLIAVNLAVALQKPERRVALIDASLPFGDIGVFLNLQGPRSIADLARLEEMDPEAFTLSLVSHASGLKVLLAPPRPELAEYVTADAMKRILHMARTLFDIVVIDTTTQLTDATLLILDEAEQIALVVTPDVPAIKNARLFFDVITQLNYPPQKTRMILNKMDRRFGITAEMVEQALKHPVSAQIPWDEITVLSSINKGAPLVAQRSKPIAQAILQLAGRVEEALFAPQEVEEARKRSGR is encoded by the coding sequence ATGGCGGACTCGCGGATTCGTGTGCTGATCGTGGACGATGTCCACGAGACGCGGGAGAATTTGAAGAAGCTCCTCATGTTTGAGCCGGACATTGAGGTGGTGGGCAGCGCAGCCAGCGCAGAGGAGGGGATTCGGCTGGCCCGGGACCTTCAGCCAGATGTCGTCCTGCTGGACATCAACCTACCGGGAATGAGCGGGATCGCAGCGGTGGAGCAAATTATGGAGGTGGCGCCCCTCACCCAGGTGGTGATGATGTCGGTTCAGAGCGATGCGGACTATCTGCGGCGGGCGATGCTGGCCGGAGCCCGGGACTTTCTCTCCAAACCCTTCTCGGCCGACGAGCTGGTGGCCACCGTTCGTCGGGTGCATCGGATGCGCCGGCCGCCGCCGGTGCTGCCTCCAACGGGGCCGTTGCCCGGAGGTGGCCGTGGCGCCCAGGGGAAGGTCGTGGCGGTTTACAGCCCCAAGGGAGGAGTCGGCACCACGCTCATCGCCGTGAACCTCGCGGTGGCTTTGCAGAAGCCAGAGCGCCGCGTGGCCCTGATCGACGCCTCGCTGCCCTTTGGAGACATCGGGGTGTTCCTGAACTTGCAGGGGCCCCGTAGCATTGCGGACCTGGCCCGGCTGGAGGAGATGGATCCAGAGGCCTTCACCCTCTCCCTGGTGTCCCATGCCTCCGGGTTGAAAGTGCTCCTGGCCCCCCCACGTCCGGAGCTGGCGGAGTATGTGACCGCCGATGCGATGAAGCGGATCCTGCACATGGCCCGAACCCTCTTCGATATCGTGGTGATCGACACCACCACCCAGCTCACTGATGCCACGCTGCTGATCCTGGACGAGGCGGAACAGATCGCGCTGGTGGTGACCCCCGATGTGCCGGCGATCAAGAACGCTCGCCTGTTCTTTGATGTCATCACCCAGTTGAACTACCCACCGCAGAAGACCCGTATGATCCTGAACAAGATGGATCGCCGCTTCGGGATCACCGCGGAGATGGTGGAGCAGGCCCTCAAGCATCCGGTGAGCGCTCAGATCCCCTGGGATGAGATCACCGTGCTGAGCTCCATCAATAAAGGAGCCCCATTGGTCGCCCAGCGATCCAAACCCATCGCTCAGGCGATCCTCCAGCTGGCCGGGCGGGTCGAGGAGGCGCTGTTTGCCCCTCAGGAGGTCGAGGAGGCACGAAAACGGAGCGGTCGTTGA